Within the Streptomyces vilmorinianum genome, the region TCCCTCGGGGTCACCACGGCGAGGATCTGGTCCATGGCGACGGTGGAGCCGGGCGTGACGTCCAGCTCGGTGACGGTGCCGGCGTGCGGGGCGGAGATGACGTGCTCCATCTTCATGGCCTCGACGACGAGCAGACTCTGCCCGGCCTCGACCTCGTCCCCGACCGCCACCTTCACGACGGTGACGGTCCCGGGCATGGGCGCGGCGAGCGTGTCGGCACCCCCGTGCCGGGCGCCGGTGAGGGCGGCGGCGACGGGATCGTGATCGAGGACGTGCCAGGAGTCGCCGTCCCTGCCGAGCCAGGTCCCCTCCGGGGAGGGGGTGTACGTGAACCGGTGCGTGACGCCGTCGAGGTGAACGATGAGTTCCCCCACCCCTCCCCCTACGCCCTGGGGCGTGGGGGGACCCCCACTTCCCGAAACCCTGCCGGGGGCGACGGGGTTGCTGCCGAGCGCGGCAGCGAACGCCCCGGCTGCGCCGGGCGCGGGCGGCAGCTTCGCGCCGCCGGTGGCGACACCGCGCAGGTTGTCGTCGGCTGCCTCGGCTGTGCCTGGCGTCGGCGGCGTTTCCGCCGTCGCCCCGGGCGCGGGCGGCAGCTGCGCGTCGCCGAGCAGCAGCTCGGCGCTCTTGGTCGTGCCGCGGACGCGGCACAGCACCGGGTCGTGGCCCGGGATGCGGAAGTGGTGCGGGGTCCAGGCCGGTTGGCCGCCGAGGCGCCAGCCATTGGGGATGTCGAAGGGGTCGACCCAGCCCCCGGCGGAGCCGTGGCGTCCGCTGCCGACCTCGGCAGCACGCCTCTCGCCCCCGGCCGGGGCCGTCGGCGGGAACTGACGCAGCAGCGCCGCCGCCGCGTACACCTCCGGCGGGACCGAGCCGTCGACCAGGCTCTCCGCCTCGCGCTCCACCAAGCCCGTGTCCAGGTCGCCCGAGGCGACGTCCTCGTGGGCCAGCAGCCCGCGCAGGAAGCCCGCGTTCGTCGGGACGCCCAGGGTGACCGTGTCGGCCAGGGCCGCGCGGAGCTTGCGCAGGGCCGTCGGGCGGTCCGGCGCGTGGACGATGACCTTGGAGAGCATCGGGTCGTAGAGGCTGGAGACCTCCGTGCCCTGGGAGAGGCCCGAGTCGGTCCGTACCCCCTCGCCCTGCGGCTCGCCCAGCGCCAGGACCGTGCCGCCCGAGGGCAGGAAGCCACGCGACGGGTCCTCGGCGCAGATCCGGGCCTCGATCGCCCAGCCGTCGAGGCGGACGTCCGACTGGGCGAAGGACAGCTCCTCGCCCGCCGCCACCCGCAGCTGCCACTCCACCAGGTCGATGCCTGTGATCAGCTCCGTCACCGGGTGCTCCACCTGGAGCCGGGTGTTCATCTCCATGAAGTAGTACGAGGACGGATCGACGCCCGGGACGATGAACTCCACCGTCCCCGCGCCCACATAGCCGCAGGACCGCGCCGCCTCCACCGCCGCCGCGCCCATCTCCTCCCGGATCTCGGGAGTCAGCAGGACGCTCGGCGCCTCCTCGATGATCTTCTGGTGGCGTCGCTGCAGCGAGCACTCGCGCTCACCGAGGTGGACCACGTTCCCGTGCGAGTCGGCCAGCACCTGGATCTCGATGTGCCGCGGGCGGTCGATCCACCGCTCCACGAGCAGCGTGTCGTCGCCGAACGAGGACCGCGCCTCGCGCCGCGCCGCCGCGATCTCCTCGTCGAGCGCCGCGAGGTCCCGCACCAGGCGCATGCCCTTGCCGCCACCGCCCGCCGAGGGCTTCAGCAGCACGGGAGCGCCCAGCTCACGGGCCGCCGCCTCCAGTTCGGGGTCGGCCGCGCCCGGGACCACCGGGACGCCCGCCGCCTTCACCGTCTCCTTCGCCCGGATCTTGTCGCCCATGAGCGAGATCGCCGAGGCCGGGGGCCCGATGAAGACCAGGCCCGCCTGCGCGCACGCCCGCGCGAAGCCCGCGTTCTCGGCGAGGAAGCCGTACCCCGGGTGTACCGCCTGCGCGCCCGTCAGCCGGGCCGCGTCGAGAAGCGCCTCCACCGAGAGGTACGACTCGGAGGCCGGCGGCGGACCGATCCGTACCGCCGTGTCCGCCTCCCGTACATGACGGGCCTCGGCGTCCGCGTCGCTGTAGACCGCCACCGAGCGCACCCCCATCGCCCGCAGGGTGCGGATGACGCGGACGGCGATCTCGCCCCGGTTGGCCACAAGGACTGTGTCGAACATCGTCTGAGGTCCCCTCACATCCGGAAGACGCCGAACTGGGGGTCACCCAGCGGCGCGTTGGCGCAGGCCGTCAGGGCGAGGCCCACCACCTGACGGGTGTCCATCGGGTCGATGACCCCGTCGTCCCAGAGCCGGGCCGTCGCGTAGTAGGCGTTGCCCTGGGTCTCGTACTGCGCGCGGATCGGGGCCTTGAAGTCCTCTTCCTCCTCCGCGCTCCACGCGTCGCCGAGCTGGTCCCGCTTGACCGTCGCGAGGACGGACGCGGCCTGCTCGCCGCCCATGACGGAGATCTTGGCGTTGGGCCACATCCACAGGAAGCGGGGGGAGTACGCCCGGCCGCACATCGAGTAGTTGCCCGCGCCGTACGAGCCGCCGACGACCACGGTCAGCTTCGGCACGCGCGTGCACGCCACCGCCGTCACCATCTTGGCGCCGTGCTTGGCGATGCCGCCCGCCTCGTAGTCCTTGCCGACCATGAAGCCGGAGATGTTCTGCAGGAACAGCAGCGGGATGCCGCGCTGGTCGCACAGCTCGATGAAGTGCGCGCCCTTCTGGGCGGACTCGGAGAACAGGATGCCGTTGTTGGCGACGATCCCGACCGGGTGCCCGTGGATCCGGGCGAAGCCGGTGACCAGCGTCTGCCCGTACTCCGCCTTGAACTCCTGGAAGCGCGAGCCGTCGGTGATCCGCGCGATCACCTCCCGTACGTCGTACGGGGTACGGGAGTCCACCGGCACCGCGCCGTACAGACCCGCCGGGTCGACCTTCGGCTCCTCGACCGGCTCGACCGACCAGGGCAGCGGGCCGCGCTCGGGGAGCGTCGCGACGATGTTCCGGACGATCCGCAGCGCGTGGGCGTCGTCCTCGGCGAGATGGTCGGTGACCCCGGACGTACGGGAGTGGACCTCGCCGCCGCCCAGCTCCTCGGCCGTCACGACCTCGCCGGTCGCGGCCTTCACCAGCGGCGGGCCACCGAGGAAGATCGTGCCCTGGTTCCGTACGATCACGGCCTCGTCGCTCATCGCCGGGACGTACGCGCCACCGGCCGTGCACGAGCCGAGGACCGCCGCGATCTGCGGGATGCCGGCGCCGGACATCCGGGCCTGGTTGTAGAAGATCCGGCCGAAGTGCTCGCGGTCCGGGAAGACCTCGTCCTGCATCGGCAGGAACGCGCCGCCGGAGTCCACGAGGTAGAGGCAGGGGAGACGATTCTCCAGCGCCACCTCCTGGGCCCGCAGGTGCTTCTTCACCGTCATCGGGTAGTACGTGCCGCCCTTGACGGTCGCGTCGTTGGCGACGATCACGACCTCGCGGCCCGAGACCCGGCCGATGCCCGCGATGACGCCGGCGGCCGGTGCCTGGTCGCCGTACATGCCGTTCGCGGCGAGCGGGGCGAGCTCCAGGAACGGCGATCCCGGGTCCAGAAGTGTGTCCACGCGGTCCCGCGGCAGCAGCTTGCCGCGCGCGGTGTGCCGGGCGCGGGACTTGTCGCCGCCGCCGAGCGCGGCCGCGGCGAGCTTGGCGCGCAGGGTCGCGGCCAGCTCTTCGTGGGCCGCCTCATTGGCCTGCCAGGCCGGCGACGCGGGGTCCGCCGCGCTCGTCAGCGCAGGTGCCTGCTGCATCCCTCGAGCTCCCTTGCTCGGTTAATGAGCGTTAACGTATGTCCTTCAGGTTAACGACCGCTAACCGCATTGTCTAGAATCGGTCCCATGACCACCACCGCCAGGACCGACGCCCCCACGCGACGCGAGCAGATCCTCAAGGAGGCGGCCCGCCTCTTCGCCGAGCGCGGGTTCCACGGCGTGGGCGTCGACGAGATAGGAGCCGCGGTCGGCATCAGCGGTCCCGGGCTCTACCGGCACTTCGCGGGCAAGGACGCGATGCTGGCCGAGCTGCTCGTCGGGATCAGCGAGCGGCTCCTGGACGGCGGGCGGCTGCGGGTGGGCGAGGGGGAGGACGACCCGCGGGCGCTGCTCGGCTCGCTCATCGACGGCCACATCGACTTCGCCCTCGACGACCGGCCGCTGATCACCCTGCACGACCGTGAGCTGGACCGGCTCAAGGACGAGGACCGCAAGCGGGTCCGGCAGCTGCAGCGGCAGTACGTGGAGCTGTGGGTGGCGGTGGTACGGGAGCTGTACCCGGTGGCCTCCGAGAGCGAGGCGCGGGCGGCGGTGCACGCGGTGTTCGGGCTGCTGAACTCGACGCCGCACCTCGCCGCCCTGGGGCGGTCGGCGATGGAGGAGCTGCTGAGGCGCCTGGCGCACGGGGCGTTCGGGGCTTTGGCGACCGAGTAGGACGCCACGCGGTCCCAGCGGCCGGAACGATTGCCCACAACAGGGTCTGGTCCCGCAGAATGAGGCTCATGCCGATACTCAGTCGTCCCGCCCTCGTCGAGCACCTTGTACGGACCCGGATCGCAGGCGATGTCGCCACCCCGCGCGACAACAACCTCTCCCACTACCGCAAGCTCGCCAACGGCGACCGGCACTACTGGCTCGGCCTGGAGCTCGGCGACCGGTGGACCGACGAGCAGGACGTGCTCGCCGTCATGGCCGAGCGGTGCGGGGTGAACGACGATCCCGCCCACCGCGCGGGGCAGGACACCATCGACCCCGAGCTGACCGTCGACGCCCTCGACCGGATGGCCGCCCGGCTGCGCAAGGCCGCCGCCGGCCGGGAGCGGGTGCTGTTCGCGACCGGGCACCCCGGCGCGCTGATCGACGTCCACAGCCGGGTCGCCGCCGGGCTGCGGGCCAAGGGCTGCGACATCGTACGGATCCCCGGCGGGCTCATCGCCGACGAGGGGTACGTCGTCCAGTTCGCGGACGTCGCCGTCTTCGAGCGGGGCGCCAGCCTCTGGCACACCCATTCGCCCGAGCCCATGAACGCGATCCTGGACGCGCTCGGCGAGGACGGGCGGCCGGACCTCGTGGTCGCGGACCACGGCTGGGCGGGCCGCGCGGCCCAGCGCGGGATCGACTCCGTCGGCTACGCCGACTGCAACGACCCGGCCCTCTTCATCGGCGAGGCGGAGGGGACCCTGCAGGTCGCCGTCCCGCTCGACGACCACGTCGTGGACCCGCGCTTCTACGAGCCGATGACGGCGTACCTGCTCGACGCGGCCGGCCTGCTGGACTAGAGCCCCGCTGGACTGGAGCCCTGCTGGACTGGAGCCCTGCTGGACTGGAGCCTTGCCGGACTGGAGCCTTGCCGGACTGGAGCCTTGCCGGACTGGAGCCCTGCTGGGCTAGAGCCTGCCCTGCAGGAAGCGGGTGACGGTGTCCGCGTACTCCTGCGGATGCGTGACGTGGGGGATGTGCCCGGCCCCCTCGAAGGTGTGCCGCCGCACCTGGGGCAGCGCCTCCGTCAGCCGCTCGAGGATGGTCGAGAACCACGCCGGGCTCGTGGTGCCGCCGCACAGCAGGACCGGGGCGGTGCAGGCGGAGAGCGCGTCCAGGTCGAGCTCGGCCCCTCCGGGGTCGTCCTCTTCCTCCAGCCAGGTCTGGGCGTGGGTCACGAACGTCTCGCGGATCTGTTCGGGGAGCTGGTCCCACATGCCGGGCCCCAGGGCGATCTCCTCCACGAACAGCCGCGCCCCCGGCTCGTTCTCCCCCTTGCGGAGGTGGTCGATGACGGCGTCGGTCGACGTCAGCATCGGCTGCAGCTCCGCCAGCGTGTCGTGGTCGTCGGCCACGACCCCGACCAGGGGCGGCTCGTGGACCACGACACCGCGGAACAGTTCGGGGCGGCGCGCGGCGAGGCCCAGCGTGATGGCGGCGCCGAAGGAGTTGGCGGCGACGTACGCGGAGCCGCCCCCGAGCTGTTCGATCAGCGCGGCGAGGTCGTCCTCGTCCTGCCGCCGGGTGCCCTGGCCCGGCGCGTCCGTGCTCTGCCCGTGGCCGCGGCGGTCGTAGCGGATCGCCTGGAAGGACGCCTTGATGTCGGCGTCGACGGCGGGCTGCCAGCTCCTGTGGTCGTTCCACGAGCCGTGGACGAGGATCAGGGGTTCGCCCTCGCCCGTGACCTCGTAGAACAGATCGACTCCGTTGGCGCTCAGCTGTGGCATGCGGCGTTCCTACCAGGGCCGCGCGGCGCCGTGTCCGCCACCGCGCCGCGCCGCCTCACCGCTTCACCCGCGCGGGACGCGGACCACACCCTCCTGGATGACGGAGATCGCCAGCTTGCCGTCCTGGGTGTAGATCCGGGCCTGTCCGAGCCCGCGCCCGCCCGACGCGGACGGCGACTCCTGGTCGTACAGCAGCCACTCGTCGGCCCGGAACGGCCGGTGGAACCACATCGCGTGGTCCAGCGAGGCCCCGACGACGTCCCCGACGGCCCAGCCGCCCCGCCCGTGGGCGAGGAGCACCGAGTCGAGCAGGGTCATGTCGGAGACGTACGTGGCCAGGCAGACGTGCAGCAGCGGATCGTCGGCCAGCTTGCCGTTCGTACGGAACCAGACCTGCGAGCGCGGCTCGCGCGGCTCCCCGACGGAGCCCCACGGGGGCACGTCGGCGTACCGCAGGTCCACCGCCGCCCGCGCCTCGATCAGCCGCTGGGCCACGTGCTCCGGGAGGTGGCGCGGCAGCATCTCGGCGGCCGTCGGCAGTGACTCCGGGTCCGGCGCGGCCGGCATCTCGTCCTGGTGCTCCAGCCCTTCCTCGTACGTCTGGAAGGACGCGGAGAGGTGGAAGATCGGCTGCCCGTGCTGGACGGCGACGACCCGGCGGGTGGTGAAGGAGCGGCCGTCGCGGATGCGGTCGACCGTGTAGACGATCGGCGCGCCCGGGTCCCCGGCGCGCAGGAAGTACGCGTGCAGGGAGTGGGCGAGCCGGTCCTCGGGGACGGTCCGGCCCGCCGCGACCAGCGCCTGGGCGGCCACCTGGCCGCCGAAGACGCGGGGGACGACGGCGGAACGGGACTGTCCCCGGAAGATGTCCCGCTCGATCCGCTCCAGGTCGAGCAGATCGAGCAGGGCATCCAGAGCGTCGTGCGCTTCGGGCACCGTGACTACAGGCCCATCGACTTGGCGATGATCGACTTCATGATCTCGCTGGTGCCGCCGTAGATGCGGTTGACGCGGTTGTCGGCGTACAGGCGGGCGATCGGGTACTCGTTCATGTAGCCGTAGCCGCCGTGCAGCTGGAGGCAGCGGTCGATGACGCGGTGCGCGACCTCGGTGCAGAAGAGCTTGGCGCTCGCGGCCTCGGCCGGGGTCAGCTCGCCGGCGTCCAGGGCCTCAAGGGCGCGGTCGGCGACCGCCTCGGCGGCGTCCACCTCGGCCTGGCAGGCGGCCAGCTCGAACTTGGTGTTCTGGAAGTGCGAGACGGGCTTGCCGAAGACCGTGCGGTCCGTGACGTACTGCTGCGCGAAGCGGACGGCGGCCTTGGCCTGCGCGTACGCGCCGAAGGCGATGCCCCAGCGCTCGGAGGCCAGGTTGTGGCCGAGGTAGTAGAAGCCCTTGCCCTCCTCGCCGAGCAGGTCCTCGACCGGCACCTTCACGTCGACGAACGCCAGCTCGGCGGTGTCGGAGGTGCGCAGGCCGAGCTTGTCCAGCTTGCGGCCGATGGAGTAGCCCTCGGACTTGGTGTCCACGGCGAAGAGGGAGATACCGAAGCGGCGGTCCTGCTCGCTCGGGGCGGAGGTACGGGCGCAGACGATCACGCGGTCGGCGTGGACGCCACCGGTGATGAAGGTCTTGGCGCCGTTGAGGACGTAGTGCGTGCCGTCCTCGGAGAGCTTGGCGGTGGTCTTCATGCCCGCGACGTCGGAGCCGGTGCCCGGCTCGGTCATCGCGAGCGCCCACATCTCCTCGCCGGTGACGAACTTCTCGAGGTAACGCTTCTTCTGCTCGTCGTTGGCGAGCATCTTGATGTAGGGGAGGGCGAGCAGCACGTGCACACCGGAGCCACCGAACTGCACGCCCGCGCGCGCGGTCTCCTCGTAGAGGACGGCCTCGAACTTGTGCGTGTCCAGGCCGGCGCCGCCGAACTCCTCGGGCACGTTGATGCCGAAGATGCCGAGCTCACCGAGCTTGTAGTAGAAGTCGCGCGGCGCCTGGCCCGCGGCGAACCACTCGTCGTAGACGGGGACGACCTCGGCCTCGATGAAGGCGCGGATGGTCTCCCGGAACGCCTCGTGGTCCTCGTTGAATACGGTACGGCGCACGAGCCGTCCTCCCTTGTCTAAGCGCTTGCTCAGCCTGCTTCCATCGAAGTTACCGGGCAGTCATCGGGCGTGTCCAGGGTCGGGAACGTCAGGCCCGTCACAGCGCGGACGTCGTCGGGGGCGGTCCGCTCAGCAGGCGAGCCCCTGAGAGCGCAGCCAGTCGCACTGTGTCTCGCCCGATGTCCTCCCCCCGTCGTACGCGCGAGGATCCCGGTAGCCGGGGCCGACGGGTTCGTGGTCCTCGTACACACCGTCCCCGTCCAGGTCTCCGCCGTACGGGTCGATCGTGCCGCCCGGGTTGCGGCAGTTCGGCCGGTCGGCGGGGTCGGCGGTGCAGACGCCTCCGCTTCCGGGGGACTGGCCGGGCGACCGGGGCTCCCGGGACTCCCGGGTCTCCTGGGTCTCCTGGGACTTCCGCTTGGCCTCTTCGCGCGCCGCCCGTTCCTTCGCCGCCTTCTCCGCTGCGGCGTGCTGGGCCATGGCCTGAGCCTGAAGGCTCTCCTCCAGCGGCCGGGTGTCGACGAGCAGCGAGATCTGAGGTCTCGGGCTGTCCTGCGCTCTGGGTGCGGGGGTGTCCGATCCGCAGGCCGTCAGGGACACGCAGAGGGCACAGGTGACAGCCGCGAGGAAGGCGACGGGAGATCGACGCACCGACTTCGGGGTGTCGCGTTCGATTCTCACGATGACTCCCACAGGCCGATCCAGGAGCTTGGGACACACGCTACGGGCGCTCTCCGTACCGGTCAAAGGGGTGAAAGTCCGGCGCCGGAAGGGTGGCTGAGCGAGCTCTCCCCCGTGTGACTCGCCTCCATCGAGCATGGTCGGCCGGCTTCCGCCGGAGTTCATCGCGAGCGCAGCGCGAGCCACAGCTCCATGCGTACGTCCGCGTCGTCGAGGTCCATGTCCAGGAGCGTCGCGCAGCGGGCGATGCGCTGGCGGACGGTGTTGCGGTGGATGTCCATGGCCACGGCCGTACGGTCCCAGCTGCCGTGCAGCGAGAGCCAGGTCCGCAGGGTCTCGGTGAGCGGTTCGGTGAGCGGTTCCAGGAGCGTGCGGGCGTACGCGGCGGCCTCCTCGCGGTCCATCAGCGCGCCGAACCCGGCGGGGCGGTGGCGGGCCAGCGGTGTCCGCGCGGCCTCCGCCCGGCGCAGCGCCCGCGCGGCCTGTGCGTCGGCGGCGGCGAGGTCCCGGGCGTCGACGGGGGAACTGACCCCGAGCGTCCACCCCTGCTGCGCCGTGACCGGGGAGCCGGCGGGCACCAGGAGCCGGACGCCGCCCGCCTCCGGCGTCCCGCCCGCGTCCACCAAGGGGGTGCCGAGCGCCGCCGCCAGGCTCACCGCCGCGAAGGGGGTGCCGTCACCGCCACGGGCGTGGACCACCGTCCACGGGCCGGGGCCCAGGGTGGACGCCGCCTCGGCCGGGGGAGCGCCGAGGAGCAGACGGACCAGGGCCGCGTCCCGCGCCGACACGTCGGCGCCCCGGTGCGGGGCGGTCAGGAGGGAGAGCAGCACGACCGCCACCCCGGCGATCGTGTGGTCCGCCGACTCCCGCCGCTCGGCCGCCACGCCCAGCGCCAGCCCCTCGCCGCCGCCCAGCGCGTACGCCGCCAGCCGCATCCCGCCGCCGTCGCCGCTCGCGGACGCCGGGCCGCCGGGACGCCGGCCCACCACCGCCGCCAGGTCCCGCAGCGCCGCCTCCGCCTCCGCCCCGACCTCCCGGCCCGCCGCCGCGTACGCCGTACCGTCCGCCGCGTACAGCACCGCGCGCCCCCCGAGCCGGGAGGCCAGCGCGCCGAGCACCGCCGGCACCGGCGCGGGCCGCGCGGCCGCCGTCGCCAGCGACTGCTGCGCCTCGGTCACCCGCCGCAGCTCGCGGTGGCGGGCCTCCGCCATCAGCCGCCACACCGCGCGGGCCACCGCCGTGAACGGCGTCCGCGGCGGCACTTCGAGGAGCGGCAGCCCCTGGCGCGCACAGGCCGAGACGAGCTCCGCCGGGACCGTGTCGTACACCGGCGTCACACCGAACCCGAGCGCCGCCGCCCCCGCCTCCACCACCCGTTCGACATAGCGCGCCGGATCGGTGAGCTGGACGCCCGCCGTCATCAGCAGCTCGCCGCCGAGCAGATACGGATACGGGTCGGCCATCTCGGAGGTGTGCACCCAGTGGATGGCCGTGTCCTCCGGCCCGGCGAGCAGCCGCAGGCCCAGGTCCCGGCGGCCGAGCAGCGCGGCCAGGGAGACGGGCGGGGCGGGTGGGGTGGGTGGGGCTGGTGGGGTGGATGTCGGTTCCTGTGCGTCCTGTGGGGACATGTCCGTGGACCCTTCGTACATCCCGTGCATGAGCAGTGGAGGAAACGTACACTTCAACGTTGTCCACCGGCCACCTACTGTCGTGACAACCGATCCACCTCAGGAGGACCCCGACCATGAGCAGCAGCGACCAGAACACCCCCCGCGGCCCGATCGACTCCTCCCGCATCCCGCGGTACGCCGGTCCCGCGACGTTCGCCCGGCTGCCGCGACTCGACGAGGTCGGCACCGCCGACATCGCCGTGGTCGGCGTCCCCTTCGACAGCGGCGTCTCCTACCGCCCCGGCGCCCGCTTCGGCGGCAACGCGATCCGCGAGGCCTCCCGCCTCCTGCGCCCGTACAACCCGGCGCAGGACGCCTCCCCGTTCGCCCTCGCGCAGGTCGCCGACGCCGGTGACATCGCCGCCAACCCGTTCAACATCAACGAGGCCGTCGAGACCGTCGAGGCCGCCGCCGACGAGCTCCTCGCCACCGGCGCGCGGATGATGACCCTGGGCGGCGACCACACCATCGCGCTGCCGCTGCTGCGCTCGGTCGCCAAGAAGCACGGCCCGGTCGCGCTGCTCCACTTCGACGCGCACCTGGACACCTGGGACACGTACTTCGGCGCCGAGTACACCCACGGCACCCCGTTCCGCCGGGCCGTCGAGGAGGGCATCCTCGACACCGAGGCGCTCTCCCACGTCGGCACCCGCGGCCCGCTGTACGGCAAGCAGGACCTCACCGACGACGAGAAGATGGGCTTCGGCATCGTCACCTCGGCCGACATCTACCGCCGCGGCGCCGACGAGGTCGCCGACCAGCTGCGCCAGCGCATCGGCGACCGCCCGCTGTACATCTCCATCGACATCGACTGCCTCGACCCGGCCCACGCGCCCGGCACCGGCACCCCGGAGGCGGGCGGCATGACCTCCCGCGAGCTCCTGGAGATCCTGCGCGGCCTGTCGTCCTGCAACCTGGTCTCCGCCGACGTCGTCGAGGTCGCCCCGGCCTACGACCACGCCGAGATCACCGCGGTCGCCGCCTCGCACACGGCGTACGAGCTGACGACGATCATGTCCCGCCAGATCGCGGCGGGGCGCGCCTCCGGCACGAAGTAGGACCTGGCGCGCGGGCCCGCCGCGCCCCGCCCAGCTCCCTCCGCCCCGCCGGGGCGGCCTCTGCCGGGGCGGCCCGGCGGCCCGGCGGCGCGCGCCGCGGCGGTCCACGGCGGCGGCCGGCTCCACGGCCTGCGGCCGGTCCAGCAGCCGTGACCGGCCGTGACCGGCCTGCGCGCCGCACGCCGGGCCCCGCGTGCGACACCGAGCCGGCCGCGCGCGACACTCGTCGCTGTCGGGTGGTGGGCATTCGCGCCGCTGGGGCGGCACGGGTGGGCACAACCCGACCACCGGGCCGCACCCGACCCACACGCCACGCCCAAGGGGACCCGTCCATGACCCACGACCACGACCTGGTGCTCCGCCCCACGGAGGCGCAGACCGCCGCCGCCCTCAACCCGCCCCCCGGGCGGAACGGCGGCGACCTCGTCGTCGAGACCCTCTCCGGGCTCGGCGCGACCACGGTCTTCGGGCTGCCCGGCCAGCACGCCCTCGGCATGTTCGACGCGCTGCGCCGCTCCTCGCTGACGTACGTTGGACTGCGCGTCGAGAACAACGCGGGCTTCGCGGCCGACGCCTACGGCCGGATGACGGGCGAGGCGGCCCCGCTGCTGCTCTCCACCGGCCCCGGCGCGCTGATGTCGCTCGCCGCGCTCCAGGAGGCGGCGGCGGCCTCCGCACCCGTCCTCGCGATCGGCAGCCAGATCCCGGTGGCCGGCCTCGGCGGCGGCCGCCACGGCTACCTGCACGAACTCCGCGACCAGCAGGCGTCCTTCCGGGACATCGTGAAGTCCGTGCACACCGTCCGTACCCCGTCGCAGATCCCCTCCGCCATCGCCGCGGCCTGGGAGTCGGCGCTCACCGCGCCGCACGGACCGGTGTGGGTGGAGATCCCGCAGGATGTGCTCATGGCCGAGACGACGATCCCCGTCGTCACGGCGATGGACGCGACCCCGGAGGACATCGCCCCGCGCCCCGAGCTGACGGCCCTCGCCGCGCAC harbors:
- the speB gene encoding agmatinase — translated: MSSSDQNTPRGPIDSSRIPRYAGPATFARLPRLDEVGTADIAVVGVPFDSGVSYRPGARFGGNAIREASRLLRPYNPAQDASPFALAQVADAGDIAANPFNINEAVETVEAAADELLATGARMMTLGGDHTIALPLLRSVAKKHGPVALLHFDAHLDTWDTYFGAEYTHGTPFRRAVEEGILDTEALSHVGTRGPLYGKQDLTDDEKMGFGIVTSADIYRRGADEVADQLRQRIGDRPLYISIDIDCLDPAHAPGTGTPEAGGMTSRELLEILRGLSSCNLVSADVVEVAPAYDHAEITAVAASHTAYELTTIMSRQIAAGRASGTK
- a CDS encoding PucR family transcriptional regulator — its product is MSPQDAQEPTSTPPAPPTPPAPPVSLAALLGRRDLGLRLLAGPEDTAIHWVHTSEMADPYPYLLGGELLMTAGVQLTDPARYVERVVEAGAAALGFGVTPVYDTVPAELVSACARQGLPLLEVPPRTPFTAVARAVWRLMAEARHRELRRVTEAQQSLATAAARPAPVPAVLGALASRLGGRAVLYAADGTAYAAAGREVGAEAEAALRDLAAVVGRRPGGPASASGDGGGMRLAAYALGGGEGLALGVAAERRESADHTIAGVAVVLLSLLTAPHRGADVSARDAALVRLLLGAPPAEAASTLGPGPWTVVHARGGDGTPFAAVSLAAALGTPLVDAGGTPEAGGVRLLVPAGSPVTAQQGWTLGVSSPVDARDLAAADAQAARALRRAEAARTPLARHRPAGFGALMDREEAAAYARTLLEPLTEPLTETLRTWLSLHGSWDRTAVAMDIHRNTVRQRIARCATLLDMDLDDADVRMELWLALRSR